One endosymbiont 'TC1' of Trimyema compressum genomic window, ACAACAAATATACAAAATTTGGTAAATCAGCATAATAAGTATATTTATATTGAAAAAAGCTAAATCAGCAAATAGTCAATGTTGATCCAAATATAATTAATAGAGTTCTTGAGAATATTATAACCAATGGCCTTACTTATGCAAAAAGCAAAGTTGATATTTTTGTTTACACTAAAGAGCGAAGTCTCTGTTTTCAAGTGAAAGATGATGGCTTAGGATTTAATCATGAAAATATTAAAGAAATTTTCAAATCCTTCTATCAAGGGAAAAACAGTAAGCAAGGGAAAAACAGTAAGGGTTCCTTCGGATTAGGTTTGGCCATTAGTGAAATTCTATGCAAAAAGCACTGCGGTAATATTCATATTAACAATTTAAATTCTGAGTTCCTTGTTACCGTTTCATTTTCAATAGAATAAAAAAACAAAAAGTTGATAAAAAGTTGATAATTAAATCTTATACTACTTTTAACAAAGAAGTAATTAGGATTTTTTACTACTCAGATAGTCTAATTAAAACACCAGCTTACTTCCTTGTAAAAAAATTTGGAGGTAAGATAATGAAAAACACTAACTCAAACAAAGGTCTCACAATTGTTAGTATGGTTTTAGGAATTCTAGGAATAATCCTTTCTTTTTGTATGGGATATGGAATTATATTAGCTATTCCTGGTTTAATTATTGGCATAGTTGCCCTTTAAAAAACAAGGAGGAATGACAATTGCAGGATTAATACTATCAATAATTGCTCTAGCCATTAGCTCTACTATTTTTAAGCCAGCAGATACTATTCAAACAACAAATCAGCTGCCAGATTCTGCAATAACCCAAAAAGCTACAGAACCAAGAGATAAGAACAATCAGAAAACCGAGTACGGCATTGGGGATCATGTAGAAATTAAAAATAAAAAAGGAGATGTTCTCTATACAATTACTATTACGAATATCAGTAAAAACAACTACCGCACTCCATATGCTGACAGCACCGTTAGTGAAGTAATTGATATTGAATACACCTATGAAAATATTAATAATACGACTGATTTACTAGTCAGCTCCTTAGGCTTTAAAGTCTACGATAGCAACAATACTATTTGTTCTACCTATCCTTCTGATATAATTAAAGTTGCTCAGACAATTCCAACAGGCTCTAACCAACCCAACCCGTACGGCTATAGTCTCCTATGGACTGCCAGCTGAGAGCAACAAGATTAAAATTGATTATTTTGCTAATCCATTCATTAATGATATAAATGCAACTTGGGTTATCAATATTTAAGCAACTACAATTAAAGAGGAATACATAACTTGTATTCCTCTTTAATTCAGTATATGAGATATTACATCTGCCTTCTTCAAACATTTTCGAATACAAATGGTGGTGCAAATCACATGTAAATGAAAATATTTATTATCCACCTAACTGAAATAGTTGGAATATCACCCTTCTTCTATTTTAGGATTTGAGTAAATAATATATTAACTGTTAATAACAGTGCATCAATTACTAGTGTCAAATTGATGTCTATCTGAGTAATCCCTAACAGTGTCCGCGCAAATGAAGAAGGCAGATGTAATATCTCAATTTGAAAAGTCCTTAACCAGAGTTATTTAGGTTAAGGACTTTTCGAGTGTAATAAAGGATTGAATTCCAGCGACAACTAATTAATTAAAAAATTATCTAAATACCATTGATATTCAAAAAGTCTTTGAGTAAATTCATACAGACGTCTTTTCTATATGCTTCTGAAACACGTCCACGAATAGGCACAATAGCCTCATCATATGCTTTTAAATAAGCTTCTTTTAGAGTCTTAGCTTCATTAATAGTTTTTCCAATAAACAAAGCATCAATATCCTCTCTGCGAATAACAACATCACTGACAGCCCCAAAAGCAGTAGCACAATTAACAATAATATCATTCTCCATTTTTAATAAACCAGCAAAAGATATTCTTGAAATAGCCAATGCTTTTCTGGCACCTACTTTTTGGTAATAATAATTACCAAGAGCAGCTTTTGGAAAAAGCACTTCAACAATTAACTCATCAGACTTTAAATCTAACTGCTTCTTGCCTTTATAAAATGATTTTATAGGAATAATACGCTCATTATCTTTACTCATTAAACGCAGTTTTGCATCTGTAGCAAAAAATACTAAGGCTGTATCAGCCTTTGGTGAACCATTGCCAATATTGCCACCTATAGTCCCCATGTTTCGTATAGCAGGCGCTGCTATTTGTTCAATAGCATCCTTTAAAATAGGAGGACAAAGAGGATTTTTAGCAACTTCAGTAAATGTACAAGATGCACCAATATGAATAAAATCATCTGCTTCTTTAATTTTTTTCATTTCAGGAACTTTATGGAGAAAAAGATAACTAATATTTTTTTCTGCCTCAATCATTAAATCAGTGCCACCACCATAAGGCACTACTGATTTCTGGCTCCTAAGCTCTAAAGCATCCTTAATATTTGTTGGCAAATAGCTTACCATAATCCCTCACCTTCCTTTGCAGCAATATCTATAGCCTTTACAATTGCATTATAACCTGTGCAACGACAAAGATTACCTGAGATGCCTACTCTAATTTCTGCTTCAGTAGGATGCGGATTTTCTCTCAAAATACACTCAGAAGCTAAAATCATGCCAGGAATACAGAACCCACATTGAACAGCACTGGCCTCTCCATAAGCATCGCTTAGTACTTTAAAACGCTTGGTCTTTTTATAGCCTTTAACCGTAATGATTTCACTACCTTCAATACGCCCCATAGCAACCATACAAGAATTGGCTAATTTGCCATCAATAATCACAGAACAGGCACCACATTCACCTTCTTTGCAACCGCATTTCACACTTGTATCACCTAATTCTTCACGTAAAACATCTAATAGACGAGCTGCTTTGTTGCCTTCCCATACAACTTCTTTATCATTTAATATAAATTTAATTTCACTCATTATTTAGCCTCCTTTCGCAATACTTTCATTGCATCTTCAGCACTAAATGGAATATGGTTAATTGAAATATTACCTAAAGCTTGTTCAAGCGCAGCAGAATAAGCAGCTGTTCCTCCAACTGCAGGTAACTCTCCTGCACCTTTAGCGCCATATGGACCATTAGTATATTTTTCCACATGTAATGAGCACTCCATATTTGGAATATCCATGGCAGTTGGAATAATATAATCACTATATGTATTATTTCTTATTTTCCCACTTAAATCATAAGGCATCAATTCCATAGAAGAGTGCCCTAAAGTTTGGGCAAGACCACCTTCCATTTGTCCAATAACAATATTTGTATCAATTGGTGTCCCAACATCATAAACACCATATGAATTAATAATCTTATTTACACCAGTAACAGTGTCCACTTCAATTTCAACAACATTAACTGCCCATGAATAAGCTGGATATGCATCACCAACAAAATTTTCGAGACTAAATGGAACTAAAAACTCAGGATGCTTATAATGTTCTTCAATTAATTGCTCTTTACCATCAACCCATTCGTCTTTCAAACGAATAGAAGCTTTGCGTAGTAATTCGCCTACAATCATTAAAGAGCGACTAGCAACAGTCGGACCAGAATCAGGAACTCTGGTAGTATTTGGATTTCTAATTATAATTTCATCAACAGGAATATTCAATTCTTTTCCAACAATTTTTGATAAAGTTGTTTTCAAACCTTGTCCCATATCTGTATTTACAACAAGTATCTCAACTTTTCCACTGCTAAATTTGTGCAGTTTAACAATAGATTTTATTAAATCCCTTTCACCATTACCAGTAAAACCACAACCATGATAAAACATTGAAATTCCGATTCCTTTTCTAAACCTTCCCTTCAAATGTTGATATTCATCATACTTTCTTTTATATTGACTTTTTTCAATAACTTGTTTTACCATGCTATTTAATGGAACTGGGAAATGATGCTTACCTTGAGTAGAAGTTTCATCGCCTAATTTATAAATATGCTTCATTTTAAACTCTAAAGGATCAATCCCTAAATCTTTTGCAATATGATTCATCATCATTTCAGAAGCAAAGAAAACCTGAGGAGCACCAAAACCTCTAAATGCTCCATTAGGAACTGTATTAGTTTTAATTGCCTTACCTTCAGCCCTTAAATTAGGAATATTATAAACGCCATTAGCACATATAGTGCCCCTTTGTAATACTACTGGTGAAAGAGTAGTATAAGCTCCACTATTAAATTTTAAGTTAATATCCATAGCAGTTACTTGCTTGTTTTTGACTGCTACTTTATATGTATATTTGCCAGGGTGTTTTTTACTACTAAAAGACATATCTTCTTCTCTGTTAAATATTAAGCAAACAGGTTTTTTCGCTTTATTAGCAGCCACAGCAACTTGACATGCTAAAATTGAAGGATACCCTTCCTTTCCACCAAAAGCCCCGCCAGTAGTATCAAATTGCACTTCAATTTGATTATCATCAATCCCTAAAACTTTCTTAACTGCGTTATGTACATAAAACGGACATTGCATAGAACCATGAATAATTATTCTATCTTTTTGAGGTTCAGCAATCATTCCCTGAGTTTCAAGATATGCATGTTCTTGATAACCTGTTTCAAATACCTCTTCATATATTTTATCAGCTTCTTTAAAAGCTTTATCTACATCTCCTTTACTATGCTTATAGTTAAAAAAGACTGTATCAGAATCTTCTATAGTTAAAACAGAAGGTAACACTTCATAACTCACTACAATATCTTTTAATAAAGCATCCACACGCTCCTCATCTGGTCCAATAATCATTCCAATGGGTTCTCCAATGTACTCCACTGTTTCATTGGCAAAAACGGGTGTATCATCCTGCACAATATGGACTTCATTTATACCAGGTACATCATTTCGATCTATATATAAATAATCCTCTGGCAATTGAGGTAATGCCACATTTAATACTCTTGCTCTGGGATGAATTGAACGTAAGACTTTTCCAAATAACATGCCCTCTGTTGGATAATCAGCCACATAAATTGCCTCACCAGCAATCTTTAATTCATGGTCTCTCTTTTTTACTGATTTACTAATATCCATTTTCTATTAACCTCCATTTCTAATCTTGCTTCACATACCATATCTATATTACTTAGGCTTTTTCCCCTTAACAAAAAAGACTTTTTCCATAATACAAACAATAACTTTGCAAAGATAAAATCAAGTAATTTTATCTTCGTTTTTCTACATTATAGAAAATAAATCTTCAGATTGCAAATACTTTATAAAAGGAACTTGCTTTTGATTATACAATACCTGGTTTGAGCAATAGTTCTTCAAACTGCTCTTTAGTAAATTTCGAAACATTTTCTTCCATTTTTTGGTATGCTTTTAAAAAATCATACCCTTCTTTAGTTAAGTCGGTTCTCCCACCCTTACTGCCACCATGCTTTCGATCAACTAGTAAATAGCATAACTCATGTTCAATCCTATTCAGCATATCCCATCCATTACTATAAGATATAGACATTAGATTACAAGCCCCTCGAACAGAATGTGTATGAGCGATTAAAACTAATAATAATTTTGTTCTCGTATTAAAAAGAATGCTATCATGTTCCATATTTAACTGCACAATTGGTCTAATAATTTCCTTATTATGTACTTCTGTATATTCCTCTAATTCTTTTCTATTATGAATTGTTAACAAAATACCGGGATCTTCTACATTAACCCATTCTCGTTCCTCTTCCATAGATGCTATCGCTTGCCTCAAACCACCTACCCCTTTATAAGCTAGTATTTTAGAAATAATACTTGTTTCTAAACAAACAGGATGTCCTCCTTTACCTTGATAAGAAGGCGTTGCAATTCTTTTTTTTGATTGAATTAAGCTATCAAGAGTATTTGGAGAAAACAATGGAATATTGACAGGTGCAAAAATAACCTTTTCACATTTATTTTCTAAAAATGAAAGACCAAGTCTAGCAGACTCAATTAATTCTGGTGCTTCAGTTTCTTCACTTAATAAAAAAACTATTCCATTTGCAGAAAGCTGATAACGCACTTCTCCTTCATTAGCTCCAGTTACAACAACAATAGGAAAAACACCAGCCTGCTTTAAACTGACTACAATCCTTCTTATGCTTGTCATTGTTCCCAATTGAAGCAACGGATAGGCTGCTGAGTTACTTGCTGCGGCTATAACACCGCCTACACTACTAATTTTCATCTAATCACCTTTCATAATACGTATTCTCATTCACTAAAAATGGGCATTAGGCATTAGATATATTATATCATTTACCTATTAAAATAACGATACCTAGATTTTAAAATAAAAAATGAACCAACACAAAAATAAGCAGATTTGAACATTTAAGTACTTTTGAGGGAGGGGCAATAGACACCTTTTTTCATCTGAATCACTTGCCAAGAGAAGTATTCTTATTTAAAACACCCCATAAGATTTTTATGGATGATTTAAGCCTGAATTATTTTATAACATTCTACATTAATATTGAATCTGTCTTATTGTACATACAATCTTCTGATTTGCAGTTGTACTTAAAAAACTTTGAATATGAGCCTTGAAAGCAAATTGTTTATTTGGTAAAATAATTAAAAAATCAATTACATGCAATGATGAAAACACAGTCTGGCTGGTAGTCCAGACACAGTCATTAAACTGTTAGTAACCTGCCTTCCTTGGTTGTCCCTTCTTTGCGAATTAACAAGGAGGCTTTTATTATGCAAAAAAGTAAACTAACAGTATATTTTGAAAATCCGTTCTGGATTGCTGTATATGAGCATATTTACGATGATATGCCAGAAGTGTGCAATTACATTTGGCACAGAACCAAAAAATTATGAAATATATGATTATTTTCTTACACATTGGAATACTCTATCTTTCAGTCCCCAAATTAAATCATTCAGTCCCCAAATTAAATCATATGGTAAAACAAAAATAAGAATAAATCCAAAACGGATGCAACGAATAATCAAAAAACAAATATCTAAAAAGAATATCAGCACAAAAGCACAGCAAGCTCTACAAAAACAACAATCTGAAATGCTAATAGCCTGCAAAAAGAAATCTCGCCAACAAAAAAGAGGAACAAAAACGCTCTTTTAAATTAAAACAACAAAAACGCATAGAAAAGCATAGAGGTCATTAAATCCATATAGTGAATTTTTTCTAAACAAAATATCTGAAATTCTCAAAATTTATCATGGCTTATCTTGCCCTAAATAGTTTGTATTGGCAAATTGAAAAATAAATAGGTTTACCCTTTATAAAAGATTTGGCCACATGATTTATTTACTTAAATCATGTGGTAAGCACCTAACTTTTTTATCCTAAGGAATACTTATTTCTTTGGTTGGTTTAATGTTATATTGAAACTTATATTCTAATCGAGAAAGCGTAATCCTTATTTTTATTTTGTATTGCATTAAAATGTTGTATTCAACATTTAAGTCTAAGGCTTTTCAAATAAAATCATTTTCTCAATTTTCTGTTTTCATAAATCTTTATTACATCAGAATATCTTATGAATCATTTTATAATTTTGCTAGATTTATTGGCATATTAGTTACAATGTTTTCTTTTATTATAACTTTTATATATTTCTTCCGCTCTTTTTAAAGCCTCTTCAATACTATCACTGAAATTGTTAATACCTAAATCATCAACAAATCCTGCTTTTTCCATAGCTTTAAAGGGCTGTTCCATTACATGCGAAAGAATCAGTACAATATGATGTTTTACACAATATTTTCTAAAATCCTCTAACTTAAGCAAGGCCGAAATATCTATAGCTGGCACTCTCTGCATTCTTAGAATTACAACCTTACTATCTTTGTCAATTGAAACTCTTAAAAATGGTCTACAGCTGCAAAAAACATAGTACCCTCAATTTCAAAAACTAAGGTTCCTTGAGGCACTGGATGTAAGTCCTCATCAGTATCGTCTTCTGGAATATCCCATTCTCTAATATTGGCTACTTCAGACATTCTCTTTAAAAATAGAAAGGCTGCAATAATAATTCCTACTTGAATCGCAACAACTAAATCAAAGACTATTGTTAAAATAAATGTAATTAATAAAACAATTATATCGCTTTTAAGCGCTTTCTTTAACAACTCTA contains:
- a CDS encoding ATP-binding protein, producing MNRVLENIITNGLTYAKSKVDIFVYTKERSLCFQVKDDGLGFNHENIKEIFKSFYQGKNSKQGKNSKGSFGLGLAISEILCKKHCGNIHINNLNSEFLVTVSFSIE
- a CDS encoding FAD binding domain-containing protein, which translates into the protein MMVSYLPTNIKDALELRSQKSVVPYGGGTDLMIEAEKNISYLFLHKVPEMKKIKEADDFIHIGASCTFTEVAKNPLCPPILKDAIEQIAAPAIRNMGTIGGNIGNGSPKADTALVFFATDAKLRLMSKDNERIIPIKSFYKGKKQLDLKSDELIVEVLFPKAALGNYYYQKVGARKALAISRISFAGLLKMENDIIVNCATAFGAVSDVVIRREDIDALFIGKTINEAKTLKEAYLKAYDEAIVPIRGRVSEAYRKDVCMNLLKDFLNINGI
- a CDS encoding (2Fe-2S)-binding protein is translated as MSEIKFILNDKEVVWEGNKAARLLDVLREELGDTSVKCGCKEGECGACSVIIDGKLANSCMVAMGRIEGSEIITVKGYKKTKRFKVLSDAYGEASAVQCGFCIPGMILASECILRENPHPTEAEIRVGISGNLCRCTGYNAIVKAIDIAAKEGEGLW
- a CDS encoding xanthine dehydrogenase family protein molybdopterin-binding subunit produces the protein MDISKSVKKRDHELKIAGEAIYVADYPTEGMLFGKVLRSIHPRARVLNVALPQLPEDYLYIDRNDVPGINEVHIVQDDTPVFANETVEYIGEPIGMIIGPDEERVDALLKDIVVSYEVLPSVLTIEDSDTVFFNYKHSKGDVDKAFKEADKIYEEVFETGYQEHAYLETQGMIAEPQKDRIIIHGSMQCPFYVHNAVKKVLGIDDNQIEVQFDTTGGAFGGKEGYPSILACQVAVAANKAKKPVCLIFNREEDMSFSSKKHPGKYTYKVAVKNKQVTAMDINLKFNSGAYTTLSPVVLQRGTICANGVYNIPNLRAEGKAIKTNTVPNGAFRGFGAPQVFFASEMMMNHIAKDLGIDPLEFKMKHIYKLGDETSTQGKHHFPVPLNSMVKQVIEKSQYKRKYDEYQHLKGRFRKGIGISMFYHGCGFTGNGERDLIKSIVKLHKFSSGKVEILVVNTDMGQGLKTTLSKIVGKELNIPVDEIIIRNPNTTRVPDSGPTVASRSLMIVGELLRKASIRLKDEWVDGKEQLIEEHYKHPEFLVPFSLENFVGDAYPAYSWAVNVVEIEVDTVTGVNKIINSYGVYDVGTPIDTNIVIGQMEGGLAQTLGHSSMELMPYDLSGKIRNNTYSDYIIPTAMDIPNMECSLHVEKYTNGPYGAKGAGELPAVGGTAAYSAALEQALGNISINHIPFSAEDAMKVLRKEAK
- a CDS encoding NTP transferase domain-containing protein is translated as MKISSVGGVIAAASNSAAYPLLQLGTMTSIRRIVVSLKQAGVFPIVVVTGANEGEVRYQLSANGIVFLLSEETEAPELIESARLGLSFLENKCEKVIFAPVNIPLFSPNTLDSLIQSKKRIATPSYQGKGGHPVCLETSIISKILAYKGVGGLRQAIASMEEEREWVNVEDPGILLTIHNRKELEEYTEVHNKEIIRPIVQLNMEHDSILFNTRTKLLLVLIAHTHSVRGACNLMSISYSNGWDMLNRIEHELCYLLVDRKHGGSKGGRTDLTKEGYDFLKAYQKMEENVSKFTKEQFEELLLKPGIV